ttttaaaaaaattaagaaaatcagttttatgatattaataattaaaacattaaaaaggaaatatgGAAACATTGAAAAGACTACCCAACCACAAGGGGCGGGAGGAAGATGTTACATAGTGGTGGGTGGCTGGCAAGAGAATCAACATATTTTGAGAGATGGAGATGGGGGCGTATGGCTGGGGCTGGTGggtaaaacaaaatattattttattaatttctatttttattttttccaatttgtaaaaaaatttagatacATTAAAGGTAATATGAAAGTCAATATATTTACTAAGGGTAatcttggaaaacaaaatctatacattaatgacattgttttagtATAAAGAAAGTGACATATGGCATGAGGAGAAgggagaaggttagagagaatgTCGCTAGCATTCCCCATCAATTATTAAGAGAGATCAATTATTAAGAACTTATGGTTAGAATTTGCCTCTAAAAACCAATTTGTAAGAAAAGATTGCTcataccttctttttttactttaaaaaaataaataaaaggatatTTCTTAGGCGAGAGCTGCCTTCGGGCTAGCCAGTCTTCGTGGGTCCCGCCTCCAGCTTGGACAAAAGTGGCCTgttggaattgaattttttgctTGGGCTTCCCCCAGCCTCGGGCTTGGCCAGATcgctggagttgctctaaggaAGTCGACTCCAGCACCACTGGTTTTGGGCGTTTCTTAAATTCCACTCTAACTAAGTTCGAATCCCATTGTAGATGTTACTTCAGttcttgggtttttattttttagtgtttGTGTTTGTCTTCAAtcctttcttattttttcttaatttttgtgtttgtctTCACGAATCAATCGATTGATGATCCGAGTTGTAGGAAAAACTCTGGTATGATTTATTGTTGTTGGCAGATTAGAGAGAAGATAAGGATGAGGAAGGGGAAGAGGTAAGGAAGAACCAGTTGAATATACGTGAAACAAAACTTCCTACACCGCTTGGGTTTCTGTAaagtgaagagaaaaaaaaattaaaaaattaaaaaataaaagctcatttaatatggtacaaattaaaaattaaaaaattatagccAACTCATCAACCACATCAATTAGTACACAAATATAGTACAACTAGATGGTCTCCCTAGCATTACCCAGATAGAAATGTGATATTTTGGTTGATATCTAAactttttctatatttataaagggttctattttttatatactctatacacacacaaataaaaataaaaatatttttgttgagTGCATCTATAAATATATAGGCTTTATTTTCGGCATCgctttaaattttcaaaatctcaaGACCAATTTTGTCCAAACCCTACACTAATGGGTCGATTACAATGCCCAGAAACTCTTAAACCGTCTTAAACTATGCTATTTTTTCAACGTGAAATATTTGAGTCCTAACATATATGGATGTATatattaagtttcatattggtatattttcatatgaaaattatttaaataatcaGTCGGACCTAACTGGGTTGAAATGAAGAGTCGGAAAATATAGTATACATGGCTGAAGCCCAGAAAAACAGAACAAGCCAAGCCCAAACAAATATGTTCAGGTATGTCATATTTTCTTTCGGGCCGGCCAGCAGATGGCCGTTAACTTAAACAGTGCTTACCCGCCAGATCCGGCTTAACCGACCAAGTTACACGTCGCGAACACCCGATATTCACCCAATAGAATAATGCCACGTGGGAAACACCTTAAACTTGACGTTGTTATAGCCAATGAAAATTGAGATGACGCGTAAAATACTAAAATGAATTACGGCAAAAATTAACTGTTTATATATTTGCTGTATTCAATCAAGGAAGAGCTTCGAAGACTTTCTCGAGTTTGGACTCTGATCTCCATGGCGTACGTTGAGCGAggttcttctctctctctctctctgcctccaTTTTCGTAATTTCGTAAATTCATGTGACGAATGTTGGGTAGCCTGAATCGGTTTCAGAAGCTAGGGTTTgatttttgagctttttttttttttttttttttccttgtattATGCGATCGGTCATGAATTTCTTTTGAATAAGGGTTTGATCATCAAATTATCTCTAAATTCTGGGTTTACAATTGCTTTTTGGTCCTCATGTATTTCTATCTTACAATTGCTTAATTCCTGATATTTTCAATGTTATACTTAGgggttttaaatttatttttttttcctttcaattttATACATTTTCGCTACTTACCTAGCTTAATTAGCAATTAGATGGGACAGAATTTGTATAGCATAAGCAGCTTGTGCCagcttttttcaattttcatgttATTTATGTATCATGGTGgattgagatttttttttttttttttcctgttctGTTATGTTGCTTTTGCACCTTCATCCTATATTTCTTGCTTTGGGTACTGTTTGGTTTCTGGAATGAACTTTCGGAAggaatgaaatcaaaataagaaTGAAATGTGAAGAGATTTAGCAGGTAATGCACGGAAATTGAACATTAGCAAGGAATATAATTGGGATTATGGGTTAATTTTTTGGGACAGGACATTAGGTATATAATACAgcttttttccattttcatgtTATTTATGTATCATGGTGGAttgagatttttttctttctgttctGTTATGTTGCTTTTGCATCTTCGTGCTATATTTCTTGCTTTGGGTACTGTTTGGTTTCTGGAATGAACTTGCGAAAggaatgaaatcaaaataagaaTGAAATGTGAAGAGATTTAGCGGGTAAGGCACGGAAATTGAACATTAGCAAGGAATATAATTGGGATTATGTGTTATTTTTTGGGACAGGACATTAGGTATATAATACAAGCCATTCTATTCCAAGGTTCGTTCCAATGAAACCAAGACTACTTTACAATGAGTTCCTTTGttgtgttttctttatatGTTCACTTGGAAACATTGACGCTTACATGTACCTTAATTAGTGTGACTTTGCTCGTTTAGTGATCTATGTTGCTTTGTTAGTTGCAAGCTTAGTTTCTTCTACTAATTTAGGGCTAATTAGCCCCTTCTCCTGTTGAATACCTGAATCTAATCTCTAGTAAGTTGGTCATATATAAGTGTTGATGAGAATATGTTCACTTTGAAACATTGATGCTTACATGTATCTTAAGTGGTGTGACTTTGCTTGTTTAATGATCCATGTTTCTTGGTTAGTTGCAAGCTCAGTTGGTTCTACTATTTAATGGTTAAGTAGCACCTTCTCGTTTTGAATACCTGAATCTAATCTCTGGCAAGTTGGTCATATATAAGTAATGATGAGAAAGCAGGGTTCGAAGGGCATCGATGATTTTATATAGGCCAGACTTCTGAAACTGaaattgtatttgttttaatgCATGATCTTCTGCTGAGACTGGGGTtagtaagttttttttggaCACTGTACAATTAAAGATGCTTTTGGCATTATTAGGTGGTGGCATGGGGACTATATTAGCCGTTTACAGTTGTGAACATTTGTTTCTAGATGAATTTGTTGAGTTGAACTGTTGGTTTAAGCAAAATTATAATGTTCATACTTTTCTTCCTCGTGGATATTATCATCAGTGGAGCTGACCATTTGGTAATTTGCATACTTACTCTTTTAGGTGTTGTGAAATCCAAGCGATCCATTTGGCGACTCAAGACGATAACCGACTTCTTTTGGGCCATTGTCAACCTCATAGGCGTGTTTTTTGCTACAATGTTCTCGGTAATAAAGAGAGTCTCTCTGTATCTTGATCACTTGCGGAAGTATCTAATTAATTTGTCTACGAAAAACTTATGTTGTCAATACTTTCATGGCCTAGATGGAAAAGTCGGATGCTTACAGAAAAGGATTAACTTCTGGAAAGAAATGGGATGGTGGTGGCCCCGGAGGCCCTGGAGGGGGACCATATGGTGGTCGTCCACGTGGGCCACCTCGTGGACTAGACAATGTTCGTGGAATTGACCATAGTAAGTCCACTCCTCCCTCCATTAAATGTTTGTAATcctgtttttttgttatttacttattttaaaTCTCCGCTAAAATTGCTTCTGTTCAACTCTCAGGTTCTCTACCTGCCTGTGGTTCCTGCTGCGGTTAAAGGGGGAAAGAGCATATTGTGTATCTGTCATTGTGCGTCCGAATGGTTGGTTTCTAGTTTATGAGTGGTTATTTAGTACGTTTAATGCACATAGATCATATAGTGGGCATGAACAGGGAAGAGAAAAACTATTATATGCAATAATCGACTGCATTTGCCATCTCCTGATGCTTCTTCTTTAGTACTCATCTGgctgtttatttttcattttttccaatttaatGTGGCTGTGATAAATGCTGTAAGAGAGCCATGATGATATAATTTCAAGCATGTGAATCTTTTAGATTTTATTGTTGTGTTCCGAGTCATGTAATCTCGTGACCTTTTGGGTTCTCATGACCGATGACCATATTTAACTTAACCCCATGGTTAAAGTTAACGAAGGTTGGTCGACGTGCGtaattttgttgtgtttttagGACTTTCTTTCCACACTACGTATTCTGAAAATACTTGCTCATTTGCAGTGTTTCATATTTGTGCAACAATTCTGTGATTTGATTCAGTGCTGCCATGGCCATTAATTCTCGGAGGATAATATTTGGTTTTAACACAATCCGCCTCCCTATTTTCTCATCGTTTCTCTTTGAAAATGTCGTACCGTTTTGATATGTTTGTAGTAGATTTAGATTTATAATTGAGAGAAAGCACTCAGTTTTCTTTCCTATTTGCAACACCATGGAGGGAAATTCTGcaatatgtttttatttatttataaagaataCAAGCGAGTCtaaactaaaaagaaagataaatttTTCACACACTACCAATATATCATTAGACAATTCGTCTACAAGTCAAATTTTGCAATAGGTTTAGAATTAGATCACGGTTCACAAGCAAATCCCGAATACAAGCTTACTGCTATCCTCATTGAAAACCAAGCCCAAAGGTAGAAACAATTAGAGCCCTAAAACGACTGGGTCCAAGGAAAGTAGAAACAAATAGTGCCCCGAAACAACTGGGCTCAAACAAACATGTTAGACCTCACCCAAGGAGAAGGAACTAAATTCTTGGCATTGTAGAAGTTTACATTTAcgaaaggttttttttttttaaattctttctttctaaaagGTAACccattataataattttaaaatctaagTTTCCTCttcaataaaacaaaaataaaaaaaagaattttaagaGTCCGTTTGATaactatttcaattttaatttgctTAGAATACCTTTATAAGAGATTTTAAAAGGACAAATTCTGATAACTCATAATCCAATTCAAGGCTATAGACATGGTCTTCGGTCATCCTTGAGTAAAATCCAcgtgtttaaaaaaaatttcacttaTGATTTAAAGTCGATTAGATAAAATTTTGATGTAAGCTGCAAGTTGTATTTGGCATGTTTGACAACTTATATCTTCTAGGAGGAGTACTGTTACGTGCCTCATTGTCCTTAGCCTCCCAAGGACACGATCATAAGTTAGTCCAAGTAAAACTCGCCTATATGGTAGTTCTCCTTCACGTGGATTTAACAATACGTTCATAAACTGTCCAATAAGTGCTGTTTTTCTTGTAATGATTGAAACTTAAAATGTTATTAGAGGCAAAGGACTCACTAGTGTAGTGATAtggagtatttactctctcaggcaaggtcctgggttcgagtcgtgtagtgtgtgtgagtttaatatgttatcgcccctctcaatagaaaaggtcataaaaaaataataataataaataaaaaagttattaGAGAACAAAAAACTAAGTTATCACGCATATACATAATTGTGAGCCGTTGATATATAAGTTCTATAATCCATCAATGGCTATAATTGTGAACAACTAATGCTATCACTGTATAATGGAAGGAGGAAATGGATGAGAAGGATAGCCATGTTTTAGGGTGGGGAAAGGTGTGAGGTAGGTATGCATTTTAGTTTGGGCAATAGTAAATGCCTAGATGCATCCTAGTAGTCATGGCACAGGGATCGATGGAAGGCAAGAAGTAGTACATTGAGGTGTCTCTTGAGTATTAGGTCATTTCTGAACCTTATTGATACAAGTTATTAGGGTAAGGTCATGTCATGCATGTGATCAGTAATTGCTCAATTTATTGTCTCTCCATTTCCTGTCCACGTAAATCATTCAACCACccttcaattatttttcttttttgcccGAACACAGAAATGATGTTTGTGTATGGAATAAGGCCACCTAAGTAAAGTAACTCTCATTATGATTGTTGTACCAGagttataaaagaaagaaaatactaCTCAAACCAAACAATTGTTGTGCGTCTCCATCATGGTAGGCGAAGAATAAATCTCAAGGTATAGactgtttggtgtttggtgtAAGGGAGAGAATGAATAGATTATAGGATTAACTACCATTCCTAGTCAATGGATTTTCACATACTGGATTTCGGACTGCGTTGGGGaatttatgtgttttttgattttgtatgtGCTTGTAAGTATAGAAGAAGTCTGGAATTAGAATTATTCCAATATCTACTctagataaataaatatgccCTCGTGGGTTTCTCATTCCCTATTTCATGGATCTATGTATAGAATACCAAACATATAAGAACCAAATCTTATATCTATTCCTAAACCCTTAATCCCACAAACCAAATGCCACCTAAAACCTGAACTCAATTTTCTTGATTGTCTTCATTGATTAAGAAAGAAAGTAtcactaaaactaaaacttaTCCCAATTTTGTTACACAAGGCATGACATGACCACATcatatttaagaaaaatcataaatcACATGATTACTTAattaggggaaaaaaaaggaaaaatgttAAGTCAATTGACCAGGGCAGTGAGTCATTGCACCCAAGTTCGAATAATCATATCTGTAAATTAGGTTAATTTAGAATCATTTaaattatcgcttgtattaaaaaaagtattgaTTGTACAAAAAGATGTTTAAAAAGAACATTAACAAAAGACATCACTCTTTTTAGATTACTCGGCAGATCGTATCAGTAGTTTTTACAGTTTCTTTACATTTTTCAGAATGAATTTCAGTTTCTGAATAAAGGTAATAAGTACTAATTAATAACGTTTGAGACAAATCTAACTTTGTTGTCGTTATATCTTTTGTCGATCTCTTTAATGCCGGAGGTATTACTTCTTTGGTCCCTCTGTCACTTCCATAAACTCGTGACTCATTTTGAAAAAAGACTTCTCAACAACCAAAGAAAAGCTCTTGCCAACTTTACTGCTCAAATCCAGTACCTTCTAGATCACCTCTGTACAAGGTATTGCTACGATTCCACCaccttttaacttcttatggttataaatataataaatcttAGTGTCTAAATTTGTTTctaaagaataagaaaaactGCAATCTTACATTCACATTTTGAGAGTCCTACAATATTATTGGAAGATCCAATATTTAGGTTGAAATTCAGAGAGTATAAAAGATGAACTAATTCAAGGTTGTGGGGCTCATCTGAATAGTTGTTTTCTCTTGTATTGCactatttgatttttggtTGACTTGTAGTTAATTGGGTTCTTTAGGGGTTACGTGTAGTTGTAATAAATTGgcatgattttatttatttattttttattttgttattttgaagacctttcctattgagatGGGCGATACCATACTAAATTCACAGACACTACACGGATGCTAAGATTCGAATCAGGAATTACCTGAGAGAACAATTACTCCAAATCACTACACTAGTTGGTCCTTTGCAAATTGTCATGAATTTTGGAGTTCGACAGAGGTTTAAGTTTAGgtttgtaattaatttgtgaaaaaaaaaaattatttggatttgttaaacttaaaaaaatatgggaCTGGTcctaatgaaaaaaaatatagagagGAACTAGCGTGTAGAATCCCCTAAATTTCCTCTAACATTATCTAAACGAACAAGATCAAGTGTCCCCCACCAAGTATTGTGCCCTCTCAATCAGGCCACTGCCCTAGATCATAGCCACTGCTCTGCCattgaaattaacaaaaaagaatgtGGGGTTTagattttatgcttatattaGGAATGCTAATGAGTGCGTTGATTAAAATAGTCTTAATCTCCTCTTGTTTTGAGAgagttcaaaagaaaatttgtgggtTCAGATAGCAGCAGTAAAAATAGCAacactatttttcttttggtcgtGGGAAAAAGGGCAGTTCAACTATTTAGCTAGCGAACAGCAACGAGCCACGTACGCACCATATCTATGAAAGTTTCTTCACGTACAAGAAATGGTTAATTCGTTGCCACACCCCAAATATAAATGCATGCTTCATGCCAAGGGTTTGAGCTGAGACAAAAGCCAAGAACAAACCCTCCACCAAATTATCtatatcttttgtttttctcagGCGATCGATATATCGAGAAATATATACAAATGCAGTCGGAGGCTGAGAGAGTGCAAGACATTGCTTTAATGTCCAAAGCCAACATCCCAATCGAGTTCATTAGGTCAGAGCATGAGCAACCAGGGATCACAACCGTCCATGGGAAAGTCCTGGAGTGCCCAACCATCGATTTCAGCAACCAAGATGACGAAAAGATCCTGAACCAAATTGTAGAGGCTAGCAGGAATTGGGGAATGTACCAGATTGTGAACCATGACATTCCGAATGAGGCCATAAGCAAATTGCAAGCTGTTGGGAAGGCTTTTTTTGAGCTTCCACCAGAGGAGAAAGAGGTTTATGCGAAGCCTCCAGATTCTAAGTCTGTGGAAGGGTACGGGACGAAGCTTCAGAAGGAATTGGAAGGCAAGAAAGGATGGGTGGACCATTTGTTCCATAGGGTTTGGCCTCCTTCTGCCATTAACTACCAGTTCTGGCCTAAGAACCCACCTTCTTACAGGTTAGTCACACTATTTGTTTTGAGCAATGCTAGATATGATTATAATTATGGACCATATTGTTGGATCCATCTCTAGCATATGTGAGTCGATCTTTTCTCTATTATTGTctagaatttttaaattgtaaGGGTCCCTACCCTAACCCAAAATCAATTGTACACAAACCGGTCGTTGTTGAAAGCCTTTACAGTGAAAAAGATATCACTCTAACTTTAGGGCTCCTACTTAAGTGTGAAAGCAAAAGGTGGATATAGACGTGGCTCATTGCAATCCTAGCTTTTTGATAAAAttcttcaaagaaaaaaaaaaaggtatatcCCATTCTAGTTAAGTACGTAAAAACAAAGTAGACGTGGCTGATCCCTATCtactaaaattcataataaatttaaggTTGATAAATCTTTCGCTGAATTAACGGGAACGAGATTTGAACTTGATACATCTCTCAATATATATATCCCACAAATCAAAAACTAATGTAGATTATGACATATTGGTGGTTCTAATTTTGATGGGTGCAGGGAAGCTAATGAAGAGTATGTGAAGCATCTGCACAAGGTGGTGGACAAGTTGTTCAAGGTGCTCTCTTTAGGATTAGGGCTTGAAGGACAAGAGTTGAAGAAGGCTGCTGGAGGGGATGACATGGTTTATCTTctgaaaattaattattaccCTCCATGTCCCCGCCCTGACCTTGCTCTTGGAGTGGTGGCCCACACTGACATGTCTGCCCTAACCATACTTGTCCCAAACGATGTCCAGGGCCTACAGGCTTGCAGAGATGGCCAATGGTACGATGTGAGGTACATCCCTAATGCCCTGGTCATCCACATTGGTGATCAGATGGAGGTTAGGACCTTCTCTAACCCCAGTCTCTAtattatctatattattattaagatAAACCTTGCGTTAATCTTAATGATTTTAATAACGTACTTAATTAAGTGATAATAACTTTGTGATAGATTATGAGCAATGGAAAGTACAAGAGTGTCCTCCATAGAAGCACTGTGAATAAAGAGAAGACGAGACTCTCGTGGCCAGTTTTCATTGAGCCTCCACAAGACCGCGTAGTTGGCCCTCTCCCACAGCTTGTGAAGGAGGACAATCCACCTAAATACAAAGCCAAGAAGTTCGGAGATTATTGTTATTGCAAGCTCAACAAGATTCCCCAGTAAAGCTATATAGCAAGCTTTCTCTCACTCTCGGGGCTCTCAACAACTTTCACATTCGTCCTTAAATTTAAGGCCGTGTTAATGTAATTAACTCTTTTAATTGTCAGACATCATCGTCTTGACTCTGTTAATAGTAACAATAGTTTTGACTTTTTCGTTTAAATATATTAACTTTGACAGTTGATTTTGTGTATATGTAACTTCTAAAAGGAAAGTGTGTTTTGTAATTATATAAGATCTATAGGTGTTCGTCTAATTAACTTTGTGTAAAATCGTGGGTCTCTTTAACGATTACTAGTTGATTTTAACTAGATACGATTGAATATTGAATTCTATAACTTATGTTCTAATATGGTGCAGAAAAACCCACATGTGAAGAAAGgtgttaaaatataaaatgattgttaaaacaaaaatttataacaTTCAACCCAAAGCTAATTGATATTGATGCAAAGACATCAACTAGGTGACGTGGGCCTTTTATATTCTCAAACACATGCCCCCAAAAATTAATGTGAACATAGGTAATGGTCTGTGGAGGTAGGTGCATATCCTAGTATTTCTACAGTTTCTACTCTCTCGCCCCACCGCTATCTTCAACAACCAACCCaatctttttttcatttgtccCTCTTcctcattttaaatttaacgACAAATCAAGAGTACATGCAAAATTTTGTGCCAATTAAGGAGCTGGATTGTTAGAACTTGGAGGTATTTAAAGGAGTGAGAGTTGGAAatctattatttttatttgagcATTAGTTGGGTTAATCCGACTGAAAAACACTCAAAAGAAACTGAGTCCTATAAgttctttttaattcttttaggTACTGAAAATAGTGTTTATTGTTGTATTAAAGACCCTTATATATCACGTGGAATATAAATTTTcgaaatttattttcataatgAATCCCACAATTATAAATTGTCGTGAGACTTTCGTGAGAAGTTGTATGTCATACTCATACATCAAGTTGTATACTCTCCTCCAACCAAACGAAAAAGGATATTTTTGCATTATATTTTTGGAAAGTTGGATTTggaatttctgtttttttttttttaactttagtGAGAGTTGGGAAAGCAATTGGATGGAGTGAAGTGATGACAGCGGTAGAACTGGAAAACGATATCTacccaaatttatttatttattttaaatttaatccTTGATAGGTCTTCTTGTAAAAAGGGGCAGTTGAACTATTAAGCGGAAAGGAATGAGCCACGTCCCCTACATGTAAATGGCATGGCCATCAGATCTACCCTTCTTCTGAAAACCATTTTTTCTTGCACAAGGAATGAGCCACGTCCCCTACATGTACATGGCATGGGCATCATACCTACCTTCTTCTGaaatccatttttcttggtcaCTTGCCTTTTGgcattaatataaatatacactTCACGCAAAGGGAGTGAGAGAGAAATCAAGAAGCTCCAAATTCCTCTAAACACGCTTTGTTTTAATTTGCTCATCTTCTCAGCCCTTAGGCTgtagggttttttttctttcaaaaatgGGGGTAGAGAGAGTTGAGGTCAttgccccaaaaccccagggCACTATCCCAGACGAGTTCATTAGGTCAGAGAATGAGCAACCAGGGATCACGACCGTTCATGGGAAGGTCCTTGAGGTCCCAACCATTGATTTTAGTGACCCTGATGAGCAAAAGCTCATCCGTCAGATTGCTGAGGCCAGCAGCAACTGGGGCATGTACCAGATTGTGAACCATGACATCCCTAGTGAGGCCATAAGAAACTTGCAGGCTGTTGGGACTGAGTTTTTTGAGCTTCCACAGGAGGAAAAGGAGGCTTATGCTAAGCCTCTCGACTCTGACTCTATGGAAGGCTATGGGACAAAGCTTTTCAAGGAGTTTTCTGACGGCAACGTTACGAAAAAAGGTTGGGTGGACCATATGTTCAATAAGATCTGGCCTCCTTCTGTCATTAATTACCAGTTCTGGCCTAAGAACCCGCCTTCTTACAGGTTAGGCACGCTTTGTTTTTAGTATTAATGTGTTGACAACATTTACTAACCATATTACTAACACCAATTAGTAATATGGAGGaaatagttatatatatatgtatagatGATTTTTCGTAATTACAGTTTTGCGACTTCATTGTCACATTTTGCAACGATGTGTTAAATTGTGTACAACATATGATTTTGTAATACTTAATTactaaatattttgttatttgattCTGAATCGAGATTAACTATTTAATTATAAGTATATTTGATTACTCTTTTTATAGGCAGTAGTATTAAGATATTGgttccaaaagaaagatcgATATTGGCTAGAAATGATGATAAATAATTATGTGCATGCATAAATATCACCTGAACTTTTTAGTTATAATTCATTGA
The window above is part of the Prunus dulcis chromosome 1, ALMONDv2, whole genome shotgun sequence genome. Proteins encoded here:
- the LOC117616190 gene encoding selenoprotein K — translated: MAYVERGVVKSKRSIWRLKTITDFFWAIVNLIGVFFATMFSMEKSDAYRKGLTSGKKWDGGGPGGPGGGPYGGRPRGPPRGLDNVRGIDHSSLPACGSCCG
- the LOC117628886 gene encoding flavonol synthase/flavanone 3-hydroxylase-like, producing MQSEAERVQDIALMSKANIPIEFIRSEHEQPGITTVHGKVLECPTIDFSNQDDEKILNQIVEASRNWGMYQIVNHDIPNEAISKLQAVGKAFFELPPEEKEVYAKPPDSKSVEGYGTKLQKELEGKKGWVDHLFHRVWPPSAINYQFWPKNPPSYREANEEYVKHLHKVVDKLFKVLSLGLGLEGQELKKAAGGDDMVYLLKINYYPPCPRPDLALGVVAHTDMSALTILVPNDVQGLQACRDGQWYDVRYIPNALVIHIGDQMEIMSNGKYKSVLHRSTVNKEKTRLSWPVFIEPPQDRVVGPLPQLVKEDNPPKYKAKKFGDYCYCKLNKIPQ